A DNA window from Cystobacter ferrugineus contains the following coding sequences:
- a CDS encoding M23 family metallopeptidase — protein sequence MPPSASPAAMRCLCTLVLALAGCQPGPPQTYRPPSPVVHVSSWGDFKGRFFGAPAYSVEEDLDAAQAASEGIRAVLLALPQKERGRLLTRWLPAPPAPTSESSAPAPADAGLQPEAVRPTLPVRPKEVDLLTTVRGLFESQGSRDLALAAFFAGPEPVARARQRLRLPLERITLEKLAGRLPKRELRYAREARKWAGLYGLAWPVERGWRLSSHFGPRFHPVMGKVLEHQGVDIRVPVGTAVRAPAEGVVVGVREGRANGRWLELRHEGGLRTIFCHLSRMEVKRGQKVKRGQLVALSGETGRVTGPHLHYQVKHSGAWVDPVGIRASAGLVATPLPWESEPQAAPTQAAMH from the coding sequence TTGCCCCCTTCAGCGTCCCCCGCCGCCATGCGTTGTCTGTGCACGCTGGTGCTCGCGCTCGCGGGTTGCCAACCCGGGCCTCCCCAGACGTACCGGCCCCCCTCGCCCGTCGTCCACGTGTCCTCGTGGGGTGACTTCAAGGGCAGGTTCTTCGGCGCCCCGGCCTACTCCGTGGAAGAGGATCTCGATGCCGCGCAGGCCGCGTCCGAGGGGATCCGCGCGGTGTTGCTGGCCCTTCCCCAGAAGGAGCGCGGACGCCTCCTCACCCGATGGCTCCCAGCGCCCCCTGCCCCCACCTCCGAGTCCTCCGCGCCCGCTCCAGCCGACGCGGGGTTGCAGCCCGAGGCCGTGCGCCCCACACTCCCCGTGCGTCCCAAGGAGGTGGACCTGCTCACCACCGTGCGCGGGCTGTTCGAGAGCCAGGGCTCACGCGACCTGGCGCTGGCGGCGTTCTTCGCCGGTCCGGAGCCGGTGGCGCGCGCGCGCCAGCGGTTGCGGCTGCCCCTGGAGCGCATCACCCTGGAGAAGCTCGCGGGCCGGCTCCCGAAGCGGGAGCTGCGCTACGCCCGCGAGGCCCGGAAATGGGCGGGGCTCTACGGTCTCGCCTGGCCGGTCGAGCGCGGCTGGCGGTTGTCGTCCCACTTCGGCCCGCGCTTCCATCCCGTCATGGGCAAGGTGCTGGAGCACCAGGGCGTGGACATCCGCGTGCCGGTGGGAACCGCCGTCCGGGCTCCGGCGGAGGGCGTGGTGGTGGGCGTGAGGGAAGGCCGCGCGAATGGGCGGTGGCTGGAGCTGCGCCATGAGGGCGGGCTGCGCACGATCTTCTGCCACCTGTCGCGCATGGAGGTGAAACGGGGGCAGAAGGTGAAGCGGGGGCAGCTCGTGGCGCTCTCGGGCGAGACGGGCCGCGTCACCGGGCCCCACCTCCACTACCAGGTGAAGCACTCCGGAGCCTGGGTGGATCCCGTGGGCATCCGCGCCTCCGCCGGGCTGGTGGCCACGCCCCTGCCCTGGGAGTCCGAGCCCCAGGCCGCCCCCACACAGGCGGCGATGCATTAG
- a CDS encoding patatin-like phospholipase family protein: MDGPPVPRKDDASCLNELLDHERKYLEEARRLAQRADSPDGAPAPAEPGITGPRRDLCGLALSGGGIRSATFNLGLLQCLQQLGLLEMFDYLSTVSGGGYIGGFWTAWRHYNSGQPTSQDKAALFPMSQEQGARGARFAEVRHLREFSNFLSPRLGLMSLDTGRMLVAALSAVLPSLLAAFSFLVLVLLFWLLLAWLLLLGWRGSVPWVSRAVSYALMLGVSCGVLFAWEMLLYRQDNRVILNRGRPSANPDDAQEREGRRFGYYLNATLLAVGAVFLLWQWLVHAHHEKDQALHVAWLRAAMDEHSWRERLYVFDPAIAWVGAAGALVLLRSLGSRFATAWMQRTDRAAMGRVISRLLLLACCWSVFSCFWLAGRLLREFLLTSSMSDVYTLWQTGAAAIVMALSAAFAKLQQLFSRRTTRPVSPTTSSRVRAHLPQLLAYTLLALSLLGAVMLVLRAMDNAWLPLLVGAAVALTALTLLFFDANSVGLHAFYRDRIARTFIGAAHGQGPGQTELHSLDDFTLDRLEPQPGPLHLICCAANDLSSIDPMANLYRGADSAVLSSTGFSVGPEWKSWEKIRQEGGRVPTLASAMTASAAAFNSHMGSMSMRLGPAVTFLMTAFNLRLGLWWPHPTRARRCWYERLCVGLPFYKELLGRSRAKGRDVLLSDGAHFENLALYELVRRGCRFIIVSDCGMDADTSFDDFANAVRRIREDFGVELRIDLSPLRPDGTTGLSRRTVVAGDLEYPDGSSGVLLLIKPSLLGNEPPDILQYKTRNAAFPHETTGDQFYDEAQWEAYRRLGEHTALTVFRSVRGEMESGRMLAAARLFARARHEWLPVPPGYEERFPRLVERATALDQLLEGPGARKLFREIFKEITELDRRAKERPRPAGSGASPLVSEAGPKPTPQELTEALHMIRRALLFMEEVFLTEQLDTHYNHPAYLGVVNYFARWGYAPLLRTWWPLLKTLHSPRFTRFLEERFSLPTMELADVGQLGRREEGFAMSCWVAQGGRKPRPHEHLLSYILHLPHGGRPEYPIQAAQLIVRTSHVRDGKARPLLWSGGGGPERRVVLWQGDDFYVPPGLWGVGIGEDFLRLITAGPHMRESVEPWRMRPWRMRPWRMRPWRVKPWRAKPESVEPGVVLAVRLQVDREATAARQKWWADALHLYDAEGFAEPGPELKQWLVGLEPELDQDAAMPWAKKRNEHWKSLWLTRLYQPTREAAARREEPFEAESTPGLH, translated from the coding sequence ATGGATGGCCCCCCTGTTCCCCGCAAGGACGATGCCTCGTGTCTCAACGAACTCCTGGATCATGAGAGGAAATACCTGGAGGAGGCCCGCCGGTTGGCGCAGCGGGCTGATTCCCCGGACGGCGCCCCGGCCCCCGCGGAGCCCGGCATCACCGGTCCACGGCGTGACCTGTGCGGGCTCGCCCTGTCCGGAGGAGGTATCCGCAGCGCGACCTTCAACCTGGGTCTGCTGCAATGCCTGCAACAACTGGGGTTGCTGGAGATGTTCGATTACCTCTCCACCGTCTCGGGCGGGGGGTACATCGGGGGGTTCTGGACGGCGTGGCGCCACTACAACTCGGGGCAGCCCACCTCCCAGGACAAGGCCGCGCTCTTCCCCATGTCCCAGGAGCAGGGCGCTCGCGGAGCACGCTTCGCGGAGGTGCGTCACCTGCGGGAGTTCAGCAACTTCCTGAGCCCCCGGTTGGGATTGATGAGTCTCGACACGGGCCGGATGCTCGTCGCGGCCCTGAGTGCCGTCCTTCCCTCCCTCCTCGCGGCGTTCTCGTTCCTCGTCCTGGTGCTGTTGTTCTGGCTGCTGCTCGCCTGGCTGTTGCTGCTCGGATGGCGGGGCTCGGTTCCGTGGGTGTCACGGGCCGTCTCGTATGCCCTGATGCTCGGGGTCTCCTGTGGGGTGCTGTTCGCCTGGGAGATGCTCCTGTACCGGCAGGACAACCGGGTGATACTCAACCGCGGCCGCCCGAGCGCGAACCCCGACGATGCCCAGGAGCGCGAGGGACGCAGGTTCGGCTACTACCTCAACGCCACGCTGTTGGCGGTGGGCGCCGTGTTCCTTCTCTGGCAATGGCTCGTCCACGCCCACCATGAGAAGGATCAAGCGCTCCACGTCGCGTGGTTGCGTGCCGCGATGGACGAGCACTCCTGGCGGGAGCGGCTCTACGTATTCGACCCCGCCATCGCCTGGGTGGGGGCGGCCGGAGCGCTCGTGCTGCTGCGATCGCTGGGCTCCCGGTTCGCCACGGCCTGGATGCAGCGGACGGACCGGGCCGCGATGGGCCGGGTCATCAGCCGTCTGCTGCTCCTGGCGTGTTGCTGGTCGGTCTTCTCGTGCTTCTGGCTGGCCGGACGCCTGCTGCGCGAGTTCCTCCTGACGTCGAGCATGTCGGATGTCTACACCCTGTGGCAGACGGGAGCGGCGGCCATCGTCATGGCGCTCTCGGCCGCCTTCGCCAAGCTGCAACAGCTCTTCAGCCGGCGCACGACCCGGCCGGTCAGCCCCACCACGAGCAGTCGCGTCCGAGCGCACCTGCCCCAGCTCCTGGCGTACACCCTCCTGGCGTTGAGCCTCCTCGGCGCGGTGATGCTCGTGCTCCGGGCGATGGACAATGCGTGGCTGCCCCTGCTCGTGGGAGCGGCCGTCGCCCTGACCGCGCTCACCCTGCTCTTCTTCGACGCCAACTCCGTGGGGTTGCACGCCTTCTACCGGGACCGCATCGCGCGCACCTTCATCGGCGCGGCCCATGGGCAGGGACCCGGTCAGACCGAGCTCCACTCCCTGGATGACTTCACGCTCGATCGGCTCGAGCCCCAGCCCGGGCCGCTCCACCTCATCTGCTGCGCGGCCAACGATCTCTCATCGATAGATCCCATGGCCAACCTCTACCGGGGCGCGGACAGCGCGGTGCTCTCGAGCACGGGCTTCTCGGTGGGCCCCGAATGGAAGAGCTGGGAGAAGATCCGCCAGGAAGGCGGACGCGTGCCCACGCTCGCCTCGGCCATGACCGCCTCCGCGGCGGCCTTCAATTCCCACATGGGCTCCATGTCCATGCGGCTGGGTCCGGCCGTCACCTTCCTCATGACCGCCTTCAACCTCCGGCTGGGGCTGTGGTGGCCCCACCCGACCCGGGCCCGGCGGTGTTGGTACGAGCGGCTGTGTGTCGGGCTTCCCTTCTACAAGGAACTGCTGGGCCGCTCGCGCGCCAAGGGCCGCGACGTGCTGCTCTCGGATGGCGCCCACTTCGAGAACCTGGCGCTCTACGAGCTGGTCCGCCGCGGGTGCCGGTTCATCATCGTCTCCGATTGCGGCATGGACGCGGACACCTCGTTCGATGACTTCGCCAACGCCGTGCGCCGCATCCGCGAGGATTTCGGGGTGGAGCTGCGCATCGATCTCTCCCCCCTGCGGCCGGACGGCACCACGGGCCTGTCGCGCCGCACCGTCGTCGCCGGGGACCTCGAGTACCCGGATGGCAGCAGTGGGGTGTTGCTGTTGATCAAACCCTCGCTGTTGGGCAACGAGCCGCCGGACATCCTGCAATACAAGACGCGCAACGCGGCCTTCCCGCACGAGACCACCGGGGACCAGTTCTACGACGAGGCCCAGTGGGAGGCGTACCGCCGGCTGGGTGAACACACCGCGCTCACGGTCTTCCGGTCCGTCCGCGGGGAGATGGAGTCGGGGCGGATGCTCGCGGCCGCGAGGCTCTTCGCCCGCGCGCGCCACGAGTGGTTGCCCGTGCCCCCCGGATACGAGGAGCGCTTCCCGCGCTTGGTGGAGCGGGCCACCGCGCTCGATCAACTGCTGGAAGGCCCGGGGGCCCGGAAGCTGTTCCGGGAGATCTTCAAGGAGATCACCGAGCTGGATCGTCGGGCCAAGGAGCGCCCTCGGCCCGCGGGCTCCGGCGCGAGCCCCCTGGTGAGCGAGGCCGGCCCGAAGCCCACGCCCCAGGAATTGACCGAAGCGCTCCACATGATCCGGCGCGCGCTGCTCTTCATGGAGGAGGTCTTCCTCACCGAGCAACTGGACACCCATTACAACCACCCGGCCTACCTGGGAGTCGTGAACTACTTCGCGCGCTGGGGCTATGCGCCACTCCTGCGGACGTGGTGGCCCCTGCTCAAGACGCTGCACTCCCCACGCTTCACTCGTTTCCTCGAGGAGCGCTTCAGCCTGCCCACCATGGAACTCGCGGACGTCGGGCAGTTGGGCCGAAGGGAGGAAGGCTTCGCGATGTCCTGCTGGGTGGCGCAGGGTGGACGCAAGCCCAGGCCCCACGAGCACCTCCTCTCGTACATCCTCCATCTGCCCCACGGGGGACGGCCCGAGTACCCCATCCAGGCCGCACAGCTCATCGTGCGCACCTCCCATGTCCGGGACGGTAAGGCGCGACCGCTGCTCTGGTCTGGTGGCGGGGGACCCGAGAGGCGGGTGGTGCTGTGGCAGGGCGATGACTTCTACGTGCCGCCCGGGTTGTGGGGAGTGGGTATCGGCGAGGACTTCTTGCGGTTGATCACCGCGGGTCCGCACATGCGGGAGAGCGTGGAGCCGTGGCGCATGAGACCGTGGCGCATGAGACCGTGGCGCATGAGGCCGTGGCGAGTGAAGCCGTGGCGCGCGAAGCCGGAGAGCGTGGAGCCGGGAGTCGTGCTGGCGGTGCGGCTGCAGGTGGACCGTGAGGCCACGGCCGCCCGGCAGAAGTGGTGGGCGGATGCTCTGCACCTCTATGACGCGGAAGGGTTCGCGGAGCCCGGCCCCGAGTTGAAACAGTGGCTCGTTGGATTGGAGCCGGAGCTCGACCAGGATGCCGCCATGCCTTGGGCCAAGAAGCGGAACGAGCACTGGAAGTCGCTCTGGTTGACGCGGCTCTACCAGCCCACGCGGGAGGCCGCGGCGCGGCGCGAGGAGCCGTTCGAAGCGGAGTCCACGCCCGGTCTGCACTGA
- a CDS encoding YfiR family protein, whose translation MGLTSLGLMFVLLTSQAPRAEGLPPNLRASLLVRILAYDRRMGVRPPPLTVAVLYREGNADSEDQGQEFTRALESASRGRSVLGRPVRIVRVGFRDPTQLRDDLSRARVVALYACEGLEADTMGIARVTRQLSILSFAGSRTELEQGLAIGLGRQGDSPTILIQLAAARAEGADLDAGLLSLSQLVEPARSTP comes from the coding sequence GTGGGGCTGACGTCCCTGGGGCTGATGTTCGTGTTGCTTACCAGCCAGGCTCCGCGCGCCGAGGGACTGCCGCCCAACCTGCGCGCCTCGCTGCTGGTGCGAATCCTCGCCTATGACCGGCGGATGGGGGTCCGGCCTCCGCCCTTGACGGTCGCGGTCCTCTACCGCGAGGGCAATGCGGACTCGGAGGACCAGGGCCAGGAGTTCACCCGCGCGCTGGAGTCGGCCTCACGTGGCAGGAGCGTGCTGGGCCGGCCGGTACGGATCGTCCGCGTGGGCTTCCGTGATCCGACACAACTGCGGGATGACCTCTCCCGGGCGCGCGTGGTGGCGCTCTACGCGTGCGAGGGACTCGAGGCCGACACGATGGGCATTGCCCGGGTGACGCGGCAGTTGTCCATCCTCTCCTTCGCCGGCAGCAGGACCGAGCTGGAACAGGGCCTGGCCATCGGGCTCGGCCGGCAGGGCGACTCGCCCACCATCCTCATCCAGCTCGCGGCGGCTCGCGCGGAGGGCGCGGACCTCGACGCTGGATTGCTCAGCCTCTCCCAACTCGTCGAACCCGCCCGGAGCACACCATGA
- a CDS encoding chloride channel protein — protein MSLDKRARALGQWLVLGSLVGLVCGVASAIFLFLLEEATHWRTGHEVIVYFLPLAGLVIGALYGRWGAPIRGGNNLVIDTMHEGGERIPARMAPMALLGTVLTHLFGGSAGREGTAVQMGASLADGVAHRLQVSPTTRRELLAAGIAGGFGSVFGTPIAGTLFGLEVVSVGRLNYEALVPALVAALVGDFVTRSLGIHHTVYPAASSLALSPGVMGKWLVFGAAVAAVAVVFVEGVHFLKKRLEKALPSLALRMALGGVLVVVLWKVVGTSDYLGLSVPLIERAFVDPSLPSETFALKLLFTVLTLGTGFLGGEVTPLFVVGAALGNLLARLLGLPLELAAGVGLAALFGAAANTPLALSLMAVELLGAGVLPHVVIVTVTAYLLTGQRGIYPAQRIARFKQGGPLLERLLPLRELDERSRRP, from the coding sequence ATGAGCCTGGACAAGCGCGCGAGGGCCCTGGGCCAGTGGCTCGTGTTGGGCTCCCTGGTGGGCCTCGTGTGTGGTGTGGCCTCGGCGATCTTCCTCTTCCTCCTGGAAGAAGCCACGCACTGGCGCACCGGCCACGAGGTCATCGTCTACTTCCTGCCGCTGGCGGGCCTGGTCATCGGCGCCCTCTACGGCCGGTGGGGCGCACCCATCCGGGGGGGCAACAACCTCGTCATCGACACCATGCACGAGGGGGGAGAGCGCATTCCCGCGCGCATGGCGCCCATGGCGTTGCTGGGCACGGTGCTCACCCACCTGTTCGGCGGCAGCGCGGGCCGCGAGGGCACCGCCGTGCAGATGGGGGCGAGCCTCGCCGATGGCGTGGCCCACCGCCTCCAGGTCTCGCCCACGACGCGCCGGGAGCTGCTCGCCGCGGGAATCGCCGGGGGCTTCGGCTCCGTCTTCGGCACTCCCATCGCGGGCACCCTCTTCGGCCTCGAGGTCGTCAGCGTGGGCCGCCTCAACTACGAGGCGCTCGTCCCCGCGCTGGTGGCCGCCCTGGTGGGCGACTTCGTCACGCGCTCGCTGGGCATCCACCACACGGTCTACCCGGCGGCTTCCTCCCTCGCGCTCTCGCCGGGTGTCATGGGCAAGTGGCTCGTCTTCGGCGCGGCGGTGGCGGCGGTGGCCGTGGTGTTCGTGGAGGGCGTGCACTTCCTCAAGAAGCGGCTGGAGAAGGCCCTGCCGTCCCTCGCGCTGCGCATGGCCCTGGGCGGCGTGCTCGTGGTGGTGCTCTGGAAGGTGGTGGGCACGAGCGACTACCTCGGCCTGAGCGTGCCCCTCATCGAGCGGGCCTTCGTGGACCCCTCGCTGCCGTCCGAGACCTTCGCCCTCAAGCTGCTCTTCACCGTCCTCACGCTCGGCACGGGCTTCCTGGGCGGCGAGGTGACGCCGCTGTTCGTCGTGGGCGCGGCGCTCGGCAATCTGCTGGCGCGCCTGCTGGGCCTGCCGCTGGAGCTGGCCGCGGGCGTGGGGCTCGCCGCGCTCTTCGGAGCCGCCGCCAACACGCCCCTGGCGCTGTCCCTCATGGCGGTGGAGTTGCTCGGCGCGGGCGTGCTGCCTCACGTGGTCATCGTCACCGTCACCGCGTACCTGCTCACGGGACAGCGGGGCATCTACCCGGCGCAGCGCATCGCCCGGTTCAAGCAAGGCGGGCCGCTGCTGGAGCGGCTGCTGCCCCTGCGCGAGCTGGACGAGCGCTCCCGCCGGCCCTAA
- a CDS encoding ATP-binding protein — translation MTLQLRPSSLRARLVTLVVLLFAAFSIFFLLFFPARMNEQAQRGMLERTLEIARLLASATEPALDFGDAANGQRHLETLSSSQEALFGLLLHEDGTPLAAWHPERVPKHVLEEPREAFILGNEVFARVSIHTRGGQRGTLLLGFNLARLQQESLRTQQLAAGISALILASGVLAAFVVGTLVVRPLKRVTRVALRISEGDHEARGELDLSRHDEMGTLAAAFSRMLDRLYEQRALIECQVRELRSAQDQLIVADRRTSVGTLAAGVAHEINNPLAYVTANIQFALREIPQLHRFSRQGTPDDQPSPQEEEWAEVFSALSEAREGCGRVQHIVQSLKSFSAGDDGKREPTELRRTLESAINMAGNEIRHRARLVRDYQAVPPVEANEVRLAQVFLNLLINAAHAIEAGASERNEIRVSTRLGEDGRVRVSITDTGSGMVPEVRARLFTPFFTTKPVGVGTGLGLSVCQGIITNLGGRIEVQSEPGHGSTFTVVLPACSSSVDHRLREECAPRAMRRARILVVDDEPLVGTALLRALGSEHEVLVSTRAHEALLRVRQDPPFDLILCDLMMPEMTGMEFFTELQRTNPEQARGVLFITGGAFTEVTRAFIEKHQERALDKPIDMRVLRERLRALVESSVLHSHPAVSG, via the coding sequence ATGACTCTCCAGCTTCGTCCTTCCTCCCTGAGGGCCCGGTTGGTCACCCTGGTGGTGCTGCTCTTCGCGGCCTTCTCCATCTTCTTCCTGCTCTTCTTCCCCGCGCGCATGAATGAGCAGGCGCAGCGGGGAATGTTGGAGCGGACGCTGGAGATCGCCCGGCTGCTGGCCAGCGCCACCGAGCCCGCGCTCGACTTCGGGGACGCGGCCAACGGGCAGCGTCACCTGGAGACCCTCTCCTCCAGCCAGGAGGCGCTCTTCGGCCTGCTGCTGCACGAGGACGGCACGCCCCTGGCCGCGTGGCACCCGGAGCGCGTGCCGAAGCACGTCCTGGAGGAGCCCCGGGAGGCCTTCATCCTGGGGAACGAGGTGTTCGCGCGGGTCAGTATCCACACGCGTGGGGGCCAGCGGGGCACGCTGCTCCTGGGCTTCAACCTCGCCCGGCTCCAGCAGGAGAGCCTGCGGACGCAGCAGCTCGCCGCGGGCATCTCCGCGCTCATCCTCGCCAGTGGCGTGCTGGCCGCCTTCGTGGTGGGCACGCTGGTGGTGAGGCCGCTCAAGCGCGTCACCCGCGTGGCCCTGCGCATCTCCGAGGGCGATCACGAGGCCCGGGGCGAGCTGGACCTCTCCCGGCACGACGAGATGGGCACGCTGGCCGCGGCGTTCTCGCGCATGTTGGACCGGCTGTACGAGCAGCGCGCCCTCATCGAGTGCCAGGTGCGCGAGCTGCGCAGCGCCCAGGATCAGCTCATCGTCGCCGACCGGCGCACCTCCGTGGGCACGCTCGCCGCGGGCGTGGCGCATGAAATCAACAACCCGCTCGCCTATGTCACCGCCAACATCCAGTTCGCGCTCCGGGAGATTCCCCAGCTTCACCGCTTCTCCCGCCAGGGCACTCCGGATGATCAGCCCAGCCCGCAGGAAGAGGAGTGGGCCGAGGTGTTCAGCGCCCTGTCCGAGGCGCGCGAGGGCTGCGGGCGCGTGCAGCACATCGTCCAGAGCCTCAAGTCCTTCTCGGCCGGAGATGATGGCAAGCGCGAGCCCACGGAGCTGCGGCGCACGCTCGAGAGCGCCATCAACATGGCCGGCAACGAGATCCGCCACCGGGCCCGGCTGGTGCGCGACTACCAGGCCGTTCCTCCCGTCGAGGCCAACGAGGTGCGGCTCGCCCAGGTCTTCCTCAACCTGCTCATCAACGCCGCGCATGCCATCGAGGCGGGCGCCTCGGAGCGCAATGAGATCCGCGTCTCCACGCGCCTGGGCGAGGATGGAAGGGTGCGGGTGTCCATCACCGACACGGGCAGCGGGATGGTGCCCGAGGTGCGTGCCCGCCTCTTCACGCCCTTCTTCACCACCAAGCCGGTGGGCGTGGGGACCGGGCTCGGGCTGTCCGTCTGTCAGGGCATCATCACCAACCTGGGGGGGCGCATCGAGGTGCAGAGCGAGCCGGGACACGGCAGCACCTTCACCGTGGTGCTCCCCGCCTGTTCCTCCTCCGTGGATCACCGGCTCCGGGAGGAGTGCGCGCCCCGCGCGATGAGGCGGGCGCGCATCCTGGTGGTGGATGATGAGCCCCTCGTGGGGACGGCGTTGCTCAGGGCCCTGGGCAGCGAGCACGAGGTGCTGGTGTCGACGCGCGCGCACGAGGCCCTGCTGCGGGTACGCCAGGATCCGCCGTTCGATCTCATCCTGTGCGATCTGATGATGCCGGAGATGACGGGCATGGAGTTCTTCACGGAGCTCCAGCGCACGAACCCCGAGCAGGCGAGGGGGGTGCTCTTCATCACCGGGGGCGCCTTCACCGAGGTGACGCGCGCCTTCATCGAGAAGCACCAGGAGCGGGCGCTGGACAAGCCCATCGACATGCGCGTCCTGCGCGAGCGGCTGCGCGCCCTGGTCGAGTCTTCCGTCCTCCATTCCCATCCCGCCGTCTCGGGTTGA
- a CDS encoding TonB-dependent receptor, with protein MPRSFPLASRRRGMLLAAVLCSTTALAHEVPEEEDEDPPEWTQSLSLEELLRVELSTPSKRLQLAREAPGVASVVTREQMRRFGWTTIDDILFSQPGFFPSHDFERTTVGARGLWEGWNNNHLLLLVDGVPMNDNDLATAFTWDISPLFLVKSVEILRGPASALYGSSAINGVIALNTLSSSHTLEDDERLEINNEARVRAGNLGTVAVDAVAVTRSRHLSAVVGFQHQHTDGFSYLSYDGSERTDATGALQRFLVNNRRDSSYLFVKLEPSGVLRGLSLQYHLQDWNHGTGHGWRHWAPDVDGPMRDRRHIAVASYRSRPGSPLEQEYVFKYQRHEYDSHVRFYPSGAMDGSYPFGVTEVLGTALDELFGRAQLSGSVAEGLSLLGGVEYSATLYGGDSVHYATADLSDESRDPPAPLTPVRLGPVYESILGEPLSNVGAYTQLAWNRLLALPLSLTMGLRYDLKFFHYRDLAQPGTPRRFKSYDQLSPRIALVFTPSPVFSLKFQGGRAFRAPAPGELFGSNTWILKANVEGMRPEQVTTFELNTDWSISPQLSWRGTLFHSRYENLIGFSDGNVVDNLLSQTNVGVESEFLVEVDLGGIGRLSGFGNYTYVHLLEGAGQSGGLTWAPAHQAKVGVSYQRERLSLALQGRYQGDVLRREEDRMNPLYRSLRPERVPAWFRLDANVRYQITSWAAAELEVSNLLDTENYLVRTYDLPFDYRMEGRRILGSLEVNL; from the coding sequence ATGCCCCGTTCGTTTCCCCTTGCCTCCCGTCGCCGTGGGATGCTCCTGGCCGCCGTCCTGTGCTCCACTACCGCCCTCGCGCACGAGGTCCCCGAGGAGGAGGACGAGGACCCACCGGAGTGGACCCAGTCCCTCTCCCTGGAGGAGTTGCTGCGGGTGGAACTGTCCACCCCCTCCAAGCGCCTCCAACTGGCGCGCGAGGCTCCTGGCGTGGCCTCGGTGGTGACGCGCGAGCAGATGCGCCGCTTCGGCTGGACGACGATCGACGACATCCTCTTCAGCCAGCCCGGCTTCTTCCCCTCGCATGACTTCGAGCGCACCACGGTGGGCGCCCGCGGCCTCTGGGAGGGGTGGAACAACAACCACCTGCTGCTGCTGGTGGATGGCGTTCCCATGAACGACAACGACCTGGCCACCGCGTTCACCTGGGACATCTCTCCGCTCTTCCTGGTCAAGAGCGTGGAGATCCTCCGGGGCCCCGCCTCCGCCCTGTATGGTTCCAGCGCCATCAACGGCGTCATCGCCCTCAACACGCTCTCCTCGTCCCATACCCTGGAGGACGACGAGCGGCTGGAGATCAACAACGAGGCCCGGGTGCGTGCTGGCAACCTGGGCACGGTGGCGGTGGACGCGGTGGCGGTCACCCGCTCCCGGCACCTCTCCGCGGTGGTGGGCTTCCAGCACCAGCACACGGACGGGTTCTCCTATCTCTCCTATGACGGCTCGGAGCGCACCGATGCCACGGGCGCGCTCCAGCGATTCCTCGTGAACAACCGCCGCGACAGCTCGTACCTCTTCGTCAAATTGGAGCCCTCGGGTGTCTTGCGCGGCCTGTCCCTGCAATACCACTTGCAGGACTGGAACCACGGCACCGGCCACGGCTGGCGCCATTGGGCGCCCGATGTCGATGGCCCCATGAGGGACCGGCGGCATATCGCCGTGGCCAGCTACCGCTCGCGGCCGGGCAGCCCGTTGGAGCAGGAATACGTCTTCAAGTACCAGCGGCACGAGTACGACAGCCATGTGCGCTTCTATCCGAGCGGCGCCATGGACGGGTCGTACCCCTTTGGAGTGACCGAGGTGCTCGGGACGGCGTTGGACGAGCTCTTCGGGCGCGCCCAGCTTTCGGGTTCCGTGGCCGAGGGGCTCTCCCTGCTGGGCGGCGTGGAGTACTCCGCCACGCTGTATGGCGGGGACTCCGTGCACTACGCCACCGCCGACCTCTCCGATGAGTCGCGGGACCCTCCCGCCCCCCTGACCCCGGTGCGGCTCGGCCCCGTCTACGAGTCCATCCTCGGTGAGCCCCTGAGCAACGTGGGCGCCTATACCCAGCTCGCCTGGAACCGGTTGCTGGCGCTTCCCCTCTCGTTGACCATGGGGCTGCGCTACGACTTGAAGTTCTTCCACTACCGCGACCTCGCGCAGCCCGGGACACCCCGTCGCTTCAAGTCCTATGACCAGCTCAGCCCGCGGATCGCGTTGGTGTTCACTCCGAGCCCCGTGTTCAGCCTCAAGTTCCAGGGCGGCCGGGCCTTCAGGGCCCCCGCGCCCGGGGAACTCTTCGGTTCCAACACCTGGATACTGAAAGCCAACGTCGAGGGGATGCGTCCCGAGCAGGTCACCACCTTCGAGCTCAATACCGACTGGAGCATCAGCCCGCAGCTGAGCTGGCGCGGCACCTTGTTCCACTCGCGCTACGAGAACCTCATCGGTTTCTCCGATGGGAACGTGGTGGACAACCTCCTGTCCCAGACGAACGTGGGCGTGGAGTCCGAGTTCCTGGTGGAGGTGGACCTGGGAGGGATCGGCCGTCTGTCGGGCTTCGGCAACTACACCTACGTGCACCTGCTCGAAGGCGCGGGCCAGTCAGGGGGGCTCACCTGGGCGCCCGCTCATCAGGCCAAGGTGGGGGTGAGCTACCAGCGCGAGCGCCTCAGCCTCGCGCTCCAGGGTCGCTACCAGGGCGATGTGCTGCGCCGCGAGGAGGACAGGATGAATCCCTTGTACCGCTCCCTGCGCCCGGAGCGGGTGCCCGCCTGGTTCCGGCTCGACGCCAACGTGCGCTATCAAATCACCTCATGGGCGGCCGCCGAGCTCGAGGTGTCCAACCTGTTGGACACGGAGAACTACCTCGTGAGGACGTACGACCTTCCCTTCGACTACCGCATGGAGGGCCGGCGCATCCTCGGGAGCCTGGAAGTCAACCTCTGA